A stretch of Candidatus Margulisiibacteriota bacterium DNA encodes these proteins:
- the queD gene encoding 6-carboxytetrahydropterin synthase QueD yields the protein MFELTVESSFSGAHQLIKSNSPCENLHGHNWRVALAVRGEKQEPEVGWVVDFAVVKKALNAELAKFDHKFLNEVLPVSPTAENIAKQIYLDLKEILPVYKVTVWETEKSSAAYFE from the coding sequence ATGTTCGAGTTGACGGTCGAGAGCTCATTTTCCGGCGCGCACCAGCTTATCAAGAGTAACAGTCCCTGCGAAAATCTGCACGGGCATAACTGGCGCGTGGCGCTGGCTGTGCGCGGCGAAAAACAAGAGCCGGAAGTCGGCTGGGTGGTCGATTTTGCGGTCGTGAAAAAAGCCCTGAACGCGGAGCTGGCCAAGTTTGATCACAAATTCCTGAACGAGGTTTTGCCGGTCTCGCCCACCGCGGAAAATATCGCCAAACAGATTTATCTGGATTTGAAAGAAATTCTGCCCGTCTATAAAGTCACGGTCTGGGAAACCGAAAAATCCAGCGCGGCGTATTTTGAGTGA
- the murI gene encoding glutamate racemase, producing the protein MNEYPIGIFDSGIGGLTVLRELQKQLPQESVIYYADLAHMPYGAKTPAEIIAINEEILAYFVERGVKLVVVACNTSSAIALERCKDKFALPIVGVIGPGANTAFALTKNKKIGVLATEATVKSRAYQNILTSLNPTVRVYEQACPRFVPLIERGEFDSPELRVAAAEYLRPLLAAGIDTLIYGCTHYPLIDRTIRACAGNKIKYVDPAAGTAALVKEILTKENLLAAGTGLSEFVASARQGGKYVRVDGRELIFRRAPAYQE; encoded by the coding sequence ATGAATGAGTATCCGATCGGCATATTTGACAGCGGCATTGGCGGACTGACCGTTCTGCGCGAGCTGCAAAAGCAGCTGCCGCAGGAATCCGTAATTTATTATGCCGATCTGGCCCATATGCCCTATGGCGCAAAAACGCCGGCGGAGATCATCGCTATCAATGAGGAAATATTGGCTTATTTTGTCGAGCGCGGCGTGAAACTGGTGGTCGTGGCCTGCAACACTTCCTCGGCCATCGCTCTGGAGCGCTGCAAAGATAAATTTGCGCTGCCGATAGTCGGCGTGATCGGGCCGGGCGCCAACACCGCTTTTGCTTTGACCAAAAATAAAAAGATCGGCGTGCTGGCCACGGAGGCCACGGTTAAGTCCCGCGCTTACCAAAATATTTTGACCAGCCTCAATCCTACGGTGCGGGTTTACGAGCAAGCCTGTCCGCGATTTGTGCCGCTGATCGAACGGGGCGAGTTTGATTCGCCGGAGCTGCGCGTGGCGGCGGCGGAATATTTGCGGCCGCTTTTAGCCGCGGGTATTGACACGCTGATCTACGGCTGCACGCATTATCCTTTGATCGACCGGACGATTCGCGCCTGTGCCGGAAATAAAATAAAATATGTCGATCCGGCGGCCGGCACGGCGGCGCTGGTCAAAGAGATCTTGACTAAAGAAAACCTGCTGGCCGCGGGAACCGGACTTTCTGAATTTGTGGCCAGCGCGAGACAAGGAGGCAAGTATGTTCGAGTTGACGGTCGAGAGCTCATTTTCCGGCGCGCACCAGCTTATCAAGAGTAA
- the priA gene encoding primosomal protein N', translating to MQLSPEQEKALSLIRQKQFVLIHGVTGSGKTEIYLRAAQEVCAAGRQVIVLVPEISLTPQTVQRFAERFEIAVLHSALTPKQRRENQQKILNNEVQLVVGARSALFAPFQNPGLIIIDEEQDGSYKQDNNPRYHAVAAALKRAELCGAKVALGTATPALETYQLFQNPPDDRYGYIYLPRRVNDRPLPPVEIVDMRAELQNGNFSVLSAPLQRELRACLDSGGKAMLLMNRRGFATFVSCRACGYTLECPRCSVALVYHADGQAKCHYCGRAEKIPDRLCPKCGQPYLKYFGAGTQKAEAELQKYFGDARILRMDSDTTKKRGAHEKILKEFLKADRAVLLGTQMIAKGHDFSAVTLVGIIAADALLNLPDFRSAEQTFQLLTQAAGRAGRGDRAGKVIVQTYQPEHYAVQAAARHDTQGFYARELIQRRELNYPPFSRLTAIVFAAADEAQAKKMAERYAQKYAPRALGPAPCIIRKLKGYYRWQILLKDLDVNYADFPAESPVKIEIDVDPLNMY from the coding sequence ATGCAGCTCTCTCCGGAACAAGAAAAAGCCCTGTCGCTGATCCGGCAAAAACAATTTGTCTTGATCCACGGCGTGACCGGCAGCGGCAAAACGGAAATTTATTTGCGCGCCGCTCAGGAAGTCTGCGCGGCCGGCCGGCAGGTCATCGTGCTGGTGCCGGAAATTTCCTTGACGCCGCAAACGGTGCAGAGATTTGCTGAACGATTTGAGATTGCCGTGCTGCACAGCGCGCTGACCCCTAAACAGCGGCGGGAAAACCAGCAAAAAATTCTCAATAACGAAGTGCAGCTGGTGGTCGGCGCGCGCTCAGCTTTATTCGCGCCTTTTCAAAACCCCGGCTTGATCATTATCGACGAGGAACAGGACGGCTCTTACAAACAGGACAATAATCCGCGGTATCACGCGGTGGCGGCGGCGTTGAAAAGAGCGGAGTTGTGCGGCGCTAAAGTGGCGCTGGGCACGGCTACGCCGGCGCTGGAAACCTATCAGTTATTCCAAAATCCGCCGGATGACCGCTATGGCTATATCTATCTGCCGCGGCGCGTCAACGACCGGCCTTTGCCGCCGGTCGAGATCGTGGACATGCGCGCGGAGTTACAGAACGGTAATTTTTCGGTTTTGTCCGCGCCTTTGCAGAGAGAGCTGCGCGCCTGTCTGGATAGCGGCGGCAAAGCTATGCTGCTGATGAACCGCCGTGGTTTTGCCACTTTTGTCAGCTGCCGCGCCTGTGGCTATACGCTGGAGTGTCCGCGCTGCAGTGTGGCGCTGGTCTATCATGCTGACGGCCAGGCCAAATGCCACTACTGCGGCCGCGCGGAAAAAATTCCCGACCGGCTATGCCCCAAATGCGGGCAGCCTTATCTCAAATATTTTGGCGCGGGTACACAGAAAGCCGAGGCGGAGCTGCAAAAATATTTCGGCGACGCGCGCATCCTGCGTATGGACAGCGATACGACGAAGAAACGCGGCGCGCACGAAAAGATTTTAAAAGAGTTTTTGAAGGCAGACCGCGCGGTGCTGCTCGGCACGCAGATGATCGCCAAAGGCCACGATTTTTCCGCAGTGACTCTGGTGGGTATTATCGCGGCGGACGCGCTGCTCAATCTGCCAGATTTTCGTTCCGCCGAGCAGACTTTTCAATTATTGACGCAGGCCGCGGGGCGCGCCGGCCGCGGTGACCGAGCCGGCAAGGTCATCGTGCAGACTTATCAGCCAGAGCATTACGCGGTGCAGGCCGCAGCCCGGCATGACACGCAGGGATTTTACGCGCGGGAATTGATCCAGCGCCGTGAGCTGAATTATCCGCCGTTTTCCCGCCTGACCGCGATCGTTTTTGCGGCGGCTGACGAAGCGCAGGCCAAAAAAATGGCGGAGCGTTACGCGCAAAAATACGCGCCGCGGGCGCTGGGCCCGGCGCCCTGTATTATCCGCAAACTAAAAGGTTATTACCGCTGGCAGATTTTGCTAAAAGACCTGGACGTAAATTATGCTGATTTTCCCGCGGAGTCGCCGGTTAAAATCGAGATCGACGTTGACCCGCTGAATATGTATTGA